One genomic window of Gemmatimonadota bacterium includes the following:
- the rimI gene encoding ribosomal protein S18-alanine N-acetyltransferase, with protein sequence MDGPCRLRPASLADVAAIARLELRAFTDAWTEAQLVESLSASGAVGLVAQEDDDIIVGHLIGRTVVDEGEILTLAVAPERRRRGIAARLLVEAMTIMAGRGVGRLWLEVRASNEAAQALYREHGFTPAGRRRGYYREPVEDALVLRRDLPLSASPGPPLP encoded by the coding sequence ATGGACGGCCCCTGCCGTCTCCGCCCAGCATCGCTCGCTGACGTCGCGGCGATCGCCCGGCTCGAGCTCCGCGCCTTCACCGATGCGTGGACCGAAGCGCAGTTGGTCGAGTCACTCTCGGCCTCGGGTGCGGTCGGCCTCGTGGCGCAGGAAGACGACGACATCATCGTCGGTCACCTGATTGGCCGGACCGTCGTGGACGAGGGGGAGATCCTCACCTTGGCCGTGGCGCCAGAGCGGCGTCGGCGCGGGATTGCGGCGCGGCTCCTGGTCGAGGCGATGACGATCATGGCGGGGCGGGGGGTCGGCCGGCTCTGGCTGGAGGTGCGCGCCTCCAACGAGGCCGCACAGGCGCTCTACCGTGAACATGGCTTTACCCCGGCGGGACGTCGGCGAGGCTATTATCGTGAGCCGGTGGAGGACGCCCTCGTGTTGCGGCGCGACCTCCCCCTTTCTGCATCACCCGGTCCCCCACTGCCGTGA
- the ssb gene encoding single-stranded DNA-binding protein produces MSKSLNKVILIGNLGAEPELRSTTGGGRVATLSLATGRQWKDASGQKQEKTAWHRLIAWNNKNGQQLADICERYCKKGDKLYIEGEIDYRSWDDKDGTKRYTTEITVRELIMLSGKGEGEGGGGGGGGGWSGRAAGSGSSAPAKGGGAAKKDDSFDEVPEALDAEDDDLPF; encoded by the coding sequence ATGAGCAAGAGTCTCAACAAGGTGATCCTGATCGGCAATCTCGGCGCTGAGCCCGAGCTCCGATCCACGACGGGTGGTGGTCGCGTCGCGACCCTCTCCCTCGCCACGGGCCGGCAGTGGAAGGATGCCAGCGGCCAGAAGCAGGAGAAGACCGCCTGGCACCGGCTGATCGCCTGGAACAACAAGAACGGCCAGCAGCTCGCCGACATCTGCGAGCGCTATTGCAAGAAGGGCGACAAGCTCTACATCGAGGGCGAGATCGACTACCGCTCCTGGGACGACAAGGACGGCACCAAGCGCTACACCACCGAGATCACCGTCCGCGAGCTGATCATGCTCTCCGGGAAGGGTGAGGGCGAGGGGGGCGGTGGTGGCGGCGGTGGCGGGTGGAGCGGCCGGGCCGCGGGCTCCGGCAGCTCGGCGCCGGCGAAGGGCGGGGGGGCCGCCAAGAAGGACGATTCCTTCGATGAGGTCCCCGAGGCGCTGGACGCCGAGGATGACGATCTGCCCTTCTAG
- a CDS encoding NAD-dependent epimerase/dehydratase family protein, which yields MSGSVLITGGAGFIGSHIAEAYLAGGWSVTCLDDLSRGKQEQVPSGARFIKADVRSPEAFQLVADGGFDVVIHQAAQIDVRVSVHEPALDASINLVGFANILAGVAAGKVKRVVFASSGGVVYGDPAVIPTPEPTANLPISPYGVSKLAGEHYLRVLGTLHGFEGVALRYANVYGPRQDPKSEAGVVSIFVSRLLAGQPLTIFGDGTQTRDYVFVRDVARANYLAGSGSAPVSRGDRLDVPAYNIATGRETSVNDLAHFVGNAIGVTPVIEYADPRLGELARSCLDVSKAEHVLGWTPQVSFDEGMKALAGWFEGTVR from the coding sequence ATGAGCGGTTCAGTCCTGATCACTGGCGGCGCAGGCTTCATCGGCTCCCACATCGCCGAGGCGTATCTCGCTGGCGGGTGGTCGGTCACCTGTCTTGATGACCTCTCGCGCGGCAAGCAGGAGCAGGTGCCGAGCGGAGCACGCTTCATCAAGGCCGACGTGCGCTCCCCCGAGGCCTTCCAGCTTGTCGCCGATGGCGGCTTCGATGTCGTGATTCACCAGGCCGCGCAGATCGATGTGCGCGTCTCGGTGCACGAGCCGGCACTCGACGCCTCGATCAATCTCGTCGGCTTCGCGAACATCCTCGCCGGCGTTGCCGCGGGGAAGGTCAAGCGCGTGGTGTTCGCGTCGAGCGGTGGCGTGGTGTACGGCGACCCGGCGGTGATTCCGACGCCGGAGCCGACGGCCAACCTGCCGATTTCCCCCTATGGCGTCAGCAAGCTCGCCGGTGAGCACTACCTCCGCGTCCTCGGCACGCTGCACGGCTTCGAGGGCGTCGCGCTCCGCTATGCCAACGTCTACGGCCCGCGTCAGGACCCGAAGTCCGAGGCCGGTGTCGTCTCGATCTTCGTCTCGCGCCTGCTGGCCGGCCAGCCGCTGACGATCTTCGGCGACGGCACGCAGACCCGCGACTATGTCTTCGTTCGCGACGTGGCGCGCGCCAACTATCTCGCCGGGTCGGGGTCGGCCCCTGTGTCCCGTGGTGACCGCCTCGACGTCCCCGCCTACAACATCGCCACTGGCCGGGAGACCTCCGTGAACGACCTCGCACACTTCGTCGGCAACGCCATCGGCGTGACGCCCGTGATCGAATACGCCGATCCGCGCCTGGGCGAGCTGGCACGCTCCTGCCTCGACGTCTCGAAGGCGGAGCACGTCCTCGGCTGGACACCGCAGGTCTCCTTCGACGAAGGGATGAAGGCACTGGCCGGCTGGTTCGAAGGGACCGTCCGCTGA
- a CDS encoding MotA/TolQ/ExbB proton channel family protein yields the protein MARTNVTRSGLSLTQLEALTMALDGVVRRAAERAGRLIPWLAIIGATAPLLGLFGTVLGIINAFQGISAGGSSTIASVGPGIADALVATAAGLGAAIPAVVFYNIFTARLERVEGELERTAQETIGALGREGLL from the coding sequence ATGGCCCGCACCAATGTCACCCGCAGTGGTCTCTCGCTCACGCAGCTCGAGGCGCTCACCATGGCGCTCGACGGCGTGGTGCGTCGCGCCGCGGAGCGTGCAGGCCGGCTCATTCCGTGGCTCGCCATCATCGGCGCCACGGCACCGCTACTCGGCCTCTTCGGTACCGTCCTCGGCATCATCAACGCCTTCCAGGGCATCTCGGCTGGCGGCTCGAGCACCATCGCCTCGGTCGGCCCGGGCATCGCCGACGCGCTCGTGGCGACGGCCGCGGGCCTCGGCGCCGCAATTCCGGCGGTGGTGTTCTACAACATCTTCACGGCGCGCCTCGAGCGTGTCGAAGGTGAGCTCGAGCGGACGGCGCAGGAGACCATCGGCGCGCTCGGTCGCGAGGGGCTCCTCTAG
- a CDS encoding biopolymer transporter ExbD codes for MAGLGGLGRRRRRRTLNAEVNIINLVDVVLVLLIIFMVTAPMMQGGIEVRLPKAATTPIANRDALTVSITRDGRVAVEDQVLSMADFRQMIPGIVQRKAPKAIYIRADVDSRGGDIVTVLGLVRKTGISSVGIVAEPDGR; via the coding sequence ATGGCGGGGCTGGGTGGCCTCGGGCGCCGGCGCAGGCGCCGCACGCTCAACGCCGAGGTGAACATCATCAACCTCGTCGACGTCGTGCTGGTGCTGCTGATCATCTTCATGGTCACCGCCCCGATGATGCAGGGCGGCATCGAAGTGCGCCTGCCGAAGGCGGCCACCACGCCGATCGCCAATCGCGACGCGCTCACCGTGTCGATCACCCGCGATGGTCGAGTGGCCGTCGAGGATCAGGTGCTCTCGATGGCCGACTTCCGGCAGATGATTCCCGGCATCGTGCAGCGCAAGGCGCCGAAGGCGATCTACATTCGCGCCGATGTCGACAGCCGGGGCGGCGACATTGTGACCGTCCTCGGACTGGTCCGGAAGACCGGCATCAGCTCGGTGGGGATCGTCGCGGAGCCTGACGGCCGATGA
- a CDS encoding TonB C-terminal domain-containing protein gives MMGSQRAGLVGTLMAHGLLAGLVFVTVGRATEDAPLVYAVDLLAAPLPSNAPRRAATEATPTNDPDVAPSVKPPKKVKPEPEKPKPKPTPGVKEEKPLPVRSTNTPAPGETPSTGRDQVTVKQAGFQGAFPGYVNNIVEQVRVRWAQPTSPRPLKTEVAFTILKDGSVAGIELVVKSGSYGFDAAAMAAIEAAGNAKAFGPLPANFPGDALPVTFFFTPKGPQ, from the coding sequence ATGATGGGGTCGCAGCGCGCCGGCCTCGTGGGCACGCTGATGGCGCACGGTCTGCTCGCAGGCCTGGTCTTCGTCACCGTGGGCCGTGCAACCGAGGACGCGCCGCTCGTCTATGCGGTGGATCTGCTGGCGGCGCCGTTGCCGTCTAATGCCCCGCGCCGCGCGGCCACCGAGGCGACACCCACCAACGATCCCGACGTGGCCCCATCGGTCAAGCCGCCAAAGAAGGTGAAGCCCGAGCCCGAGAAGCCGAAACCGAAGCCGACGCCCGGCGTGAAGGAGGAAAAGCCCCTCCCGGTGCGGTCGACCAACACGCCGGCACCGGGCGAGACGCCGAGCACCGGGCGCGACCAGGTGACCGTGAAGCAGGCCGGCTTTCAGGGGGCGTTCCCGGGGTACGTCAACAACATCGTCGAGCAGGTGCGCGTCCGCTGGGCGCAACCGACCTCGCCGCGCCCGCTCAAGACCGAAGTCGCCTTCACGATTCTCAAGGACGGCTCGGTCGCCGGGATCGAGCTCGTGGTGAAGTCTGGCAGCTACGGCTTCGATGCGGCGGCGATGGCCGCGATCGAGGCGGCAGGCAATGCCAAGGCATTCGGGCCGCTGCCCGCGAATTTCCCCGGGGACGCGCTCCCCGTGACCTTCTTCTTCACCCCGAAGGGGCCGCAGTGA
- a CDS encoding PD40 domain-containing protein: MAVLVPLLALPLAAQDGVRTGISYGPPGVRPGIVVAAAAGLDSVRVIIERDLTFSDRFEVIALPDSSTRITGALQVGIYKLLGAAAVVELQLAPGGIEIKLYDASTGTVTQQGVRPLDRGGVGESRMAIHRVSDEVVEWITGAKGIAATRILFKLAKADGTDDGIFRIDSDGQNMVRVSRAGGITQSPVWHPDATRVAYTEMRDHVGTIILQSLASGSRVTIPTTTTAQNYTAAISPDGSRMAFTRSGEEGSDIYEVNLAQMCCVHRLTTVGRLAINLSPTYSPDGKRIAFISQRGGRPGLYVMDADGSGQQALIFDTDDTAESQAPEWSPDGTKIVFHRDLAGGRQINVLDVARGTVRALTSTGRNEDPSWAPDSRHVVFKSSRSGRDRLWVLDTETSASRQISTPGGARVPAWSPSLRATTP, translated from the coding sequence TTGGCTGTGCTCGTGCCGTTGCTCGCGCTGCCCCTCGCCGCGCAGGATGGCGTGCGCACCGGGATTTCCTACGGCCCGCCGGGCGTCCGTCCCGGGATCGTGGTCGCGGCCGCGGCTGGCCTCGACTCGGTGCGTGTCATCATCGAGCGGGACCTGACCTTCTCCGATCGCTTCGAGGTCATCGCCCTGCCCGACAGCAGCACCCGGATCACCGGGGCGCTGCAGGTGGGGATCTACAAGCTCCTCGGCGCGGCGGCGGTGGTGGAACTGCAGTTGGCCCCCGGGGGAATCGAGATCAAGCTGTACGATGCATCAACCGGCACGGTGACCCAGCAGGGTGTCCGGCCGCTGGATCGGGGTGGGGTCGGGGAGTCCCGCATGGCGATCCACCGGGTCAGCGACGAGGTCGTGGAGTGGATTACCGGGGCCAAGGGGATCGCGGCGACACGGATTCTCTTCAAGCTGGCCAAGGCCGACGGCACCGACGACGGGATCTTCCGCATCGACAGCGACGGGCAGAACATGGTGCGCGTCTCGCGGGCGGGAGGCATCACCCAGTCGCCGGTCTGGCATCCGGATGCGACCCGGGTGGCCTATACCGAGATGCGCGACCACGTCGGGACCATCATTTTGCAGTCGCTGGCATCGGGGAGCCGGGTCACGATTCCGACCACGACCACCGCCCAGAACTACACCGCGGCGATCTCGCCGGACGGCTCCCGGATGGCCTTCACCCGGAGCGGTGAGGAGGGGTCGGACATCTACGAGGTCAATCTGGCGCAGATGTGCTGCGTGCACCGTTTGACGACGGTCGGGAGGCTGGCGATCAACCTCTCACCCACCTATTCTCCCGACGGGAAACGGATCGCCTTCATCTCGCAACGGGGCGGCCGGCCGGGGTTGTATGTGATGGACGCGGATGGGTCAGGGCAGCAGGCGCTGATCTTCGACACCGACGATACCGCCGAGTCGCAGGCCCCGGAGTGGTCCCCGGACGGGACCAAGATCGTCTTCCACCGTGACCTGGCCGGTGGCCGACAGATCAACGTGCTGGATGTGGCGCGCGGCACCGTGCGCGCACTGACCAGCACCGGACGCAATGAGGACCCGAGCTGGGCGCCCGATTCGCGCCACGTGGTCTTCAAGTCCAGTCGCAGTGGACGGGATCGACTCTGGGTGCTCGACACCGAGACCTCCGCGTCCCGACAGATTTCCACCCCAGGGGGCGCCCGCGTCCCCGCCTGGTCGCCGTCGCTCCGCGCGACGACTCCCTGA
- a CDS encoding OmpA family protein codes for MSQRTFVSALMGLVLLTTACGKKAEPVTTPQPVTRPTTAVDSDARARQIADSIRAAQTAAAEKLRVAAAEAERLRASLVNEIAETIHFDYNMDVISTDDQARLDRKAAILRANPALKLRVTGHADERGSDEYNIALGMRRAVAAKAYLTGKGIDAGRVEVASLGREVPIDAGSTEAAWARNRRDEFEITAGGQSLVKPN; via the coding sequence ATGTCTCAGCGTACTTTCGTCTCCGCCCTCATGGGCCTGGTGCTCCTGACCACCGCGTGCGGCAAGAAGGCCGAACCGGTCACGACGCCGCAGCCGGTCACCCGTCCGACGACCGCCGTCGATTCGGATGCGCGGGCCCGCCAGATCGCCGACTCGATCCGTGCCGCCCAGACGGCTGCCGCCGAGAAGCTCCGCGTCGCCGCTGCCGAGGCCGAGCGGCTGCGCGCCTCGCTGGTCAACGAGATCGCCGAGACGATCCACTTCGACTACAACATGGACGTCATCTCGACCGACGATCAGGCGCGCCTCGATCGCAAGGCCGCGATTCTCCGCGCCAACCCGGCGCTCAAGCTCCGCGTCACCGGCCACGCCGACGAGCGCGGCTCGGATGAGTACAACATCGCCCTCGGCATGCGCCGCGCGGTGGCGGCCAAGGCGTATCTGACGGGGAAGGGGATCGACGCGGGTCGCGTCGAGGTCGCGTCGCTCGGCCGCGAAGTTCCGATCGATGCGGGCTCCACGGAGGCTGCGTGGGCGCGCAACCGGCGCGATGAATTCGAGATCACCGCCGGTGGCCAGTCACTCGTGAAGCCGAACTGA
- the bamD gene encoding outer membrane protein assembly factor BamD produces the protein MRTRYAALCLLGAAACATPGQVRRVETQVAVMQRNQERADSARAAELARIIAMQTRAMDSLVALTRTLDRVDRGSREQTAELLEARKQILAIQQRIDQSQQGLRELRAQLDARSEMAAAAISIGDTTAAPVVTPATTAPTTTPVAGAPSAAVLYANGQQSLRINAFGTARNAFRELLKSYPASSYAPDAAFHIGDAFLREQRSDSAQVSFGRVVREYPTSMRAAAALYKLGVMAQDRGDLAAARGYFQQVVSPRYRAADEYELAQDRLKTLPL, from the coding sequence ATGCGCACTCGATACGCCGCCCTCTGCCTCCTCGGAGCCGCGGCCTGCGCCACGCCCGGCCAGGTGCGGCGTGTCGAGACGCAGGTCGCCGTGATGCAGCGCAACCAGGAGCGCGCCGATTCGGCGCGCGCCGCGGAGCTTGCCCGCATCATCGCGATGCAGACCCGGGCCATGGACTCGCTGGTCGCGCTGACCCGCACCCTCGACCGCGTCGATCGCGGCAGCCGCGAGCAGACCGCCGAGTTGCTCGAGGCGCGCAAGCAGATCCTCGCGATCCAGCAGCGGATCGACCAGAGTCAGCAGGGCCTGCGCGAACTGCGCGCCCAGCTCGACGCACGCAGTGAGATGGCTGCCGCCGCGATCAGCATTGGTGACACGACGGCCGCACCCGTTGTCACGCCGGCCACGACCGCCCCGACCACCACGCCGGTTGCCGGCGCGCCGAGCGCGGCGGTGCTCTACGCCAATGGGCAGCAGTCGCTTCGGATCAACGCCTTCGGGACGGCTCGGAACGCCTTCCGCGAGTTGTTGAAGTCGTATCCGGCCTCGAGCTACGCTCCGGACGCGGCGTTCCACATCGGTGACGCCTTTCTTCGCGAGCAGCGGTCCGACTCGGCGCAGGTCTCGTTCGGCCGAGTGGTGCGCGAGTACCCGACGTCGATGCGGGCCGCCGCCGCGCTCTACAAGCTCGGCGTGATGGCGCAGGACCGCGGCGACCTGGCCGCGGCCCGCGGCTACTTCCAGCAAGTCGTCTCGCCGCGGTACCGGGCGGCCGACGAGTACGAGCTGGCGCAGGATCGTCTCAAGACCCTGCCGCTCTAG
- the tatC gene encoding twin-arginine translocase subunit TatC: MATSTGEMPFLDHLEELRQRIFWVLGAIVVGVGIGLWLVLHFELVIKLAEPIAPYIPGGKLTLHSPTESVMVVMKLAIALGLVLASPVIIWQLWGFLSPALYQKEKKAIIPTLVAGLGLFLCGAWLGWRYAVPMTLKFLLTWLGNDAFNNQITFDYYFSFLVQSTLALGLCFELPLVMILLAAFGVMDAKKYHAMRRYAVVVAFIAGAFLSPGADVLTMLLYTAPLLILYEVGVLGSYVAQRKGRKRVAEAAMFLLVLGGLLATPARAAGQVPRPIGGSVLDARPPDTIPRGRAPGGRVVDSATAKRLGLPTGPVRKFPEPDSLMQALLDREGFAVTRYLSDSARMVADSNWIDLRGRAATVRDSATLEAEEIRYDDGKGMVFAKGEPKLFQGTDILIGRTITFDTETGAEKAILSDALTSFDELGANWFVRGNLQVDSTAKRLWAGSSEFTTCDLPIAHYHFEARQVKWVAQSVLVARPAVLYIRDVPVMWLPFLFQDTKAGRRSGILIPQFGLNDIVRPSRSYNRQVTNIGYYWAPNDYLDVTARLDWYANRYIRYGGQMSYRWLDRFLRGGLGLDQQRESDGATSLSVHWDHQQNFSAATSLNLSANYVSDSRVLQNNSVDPLLSTQQISSDANFTRRFRWGTVNIGATRRQTVSDGSGSMTLPSLAITPAQLRLGPATWSPTLSFTNATTFKQPIATVPLLGPGNLDSLVRTSSGRSTDLQIATPFNIAGFNWRNTIKVSDKVTRARRVISVLVPDLETADPNDSTRITTIRGGDYFGTIDWDTGIDLKTLFQSTWKLTPTIGITNIAAGPLLVRTPGSNGQWVMQGKKLQFALQSIPVFYGFLNKGIGPVARTRYKFAPTFQVQYSPAANLSQEFIDAMTGAGIAGLRAKTPATTLASFSLSQNIEVKLKQSAADSAAADTTGGRLPSASATPERQPVSVLSLTTSSFGFDFEQNKEPGRTGYVTQALTNSLQSQLVPGFQLSLTHDLWKGRVGYDTSSFEPFLSNVQANLSLSSSTFRSIGALFGLASREPTRTNAPPPLTPAGPRRFRPGAFSSFDAAAPTGGRGLTASLTWSLSRQRPNGGATVVDPVNPNDPFGSIPIFLPGLSTTQSSIGLNTSFSPTPFWSVTWSTQYNATLGRFESQQVQLTRDLHDWRAQFNFVKNANGNYALYFSVFLLSLPDLKFDYNQTTLRP, translated from the coding sequence ATGGCCACTTCCACCGGCGAGATGCCGTTCCTCGACCACCTCGAGGAGCTGCGCCAGCGCATCTTCTGGGTGCTCGGCGCGATCGTCGTCGGTGTCGGCATCGGCCTCTGGCTGGTGCTCCATTTCGAGTTGGTGATCAAGCTCGCCGAGCCGATCGCCCCCTACATCCCGGGCGGCAAGCTGACGCTGCACTCGCCGACCGAGTCGGTGATGGTGGTGATGAAGCTCGCCATCGCGCTGGGCCTGGTGCTCGCCTCGCCGGTCATCATCTGGCAGCTCTGGGGATTCCTCTCGCCCGCGCTGTACCAGAAGGAAAAGAAGGCGATCATCCCGACGCTGGTGGCGGGATTGGGCCTCTTCCTCTGCGGCGCCTGGCTCGGTTGGCGCTACGCCGTGCCGATGACGCTCAAGTTCCTGCTGACCTGGCTCGGTAACGACGCGTTCAACAACCAGATCACCTTCGACTACTACTTCTCCTTCCTGGTCCAGTCGACGCTGGCGCTCGGGCTCTGCTTCGAGTTGCCGCTGGTGATGATCCTGCTCGCCGCCTTCGGCGTGATGGATGCCAAGAAGTACCACGCGATGCGGCGCTATGCGGTCGTGGTCGCGTTCATCGCCGGGGCGTTCCTCTCGCCGGGCGCTGACGTCCTGACGATGCTGCTCTACACCGCGCCGCTCCTGATCCTGTATGAAGTCGGTGTGCTCGGCTCGTACGTGGCGCAGCGGAAAGGACGGAAGCGCGTCGCCGAGGCGGCGATGTTCCTGCTGGTGTTGGGTGGGTTGCTGGCGACGCCGGCGCGGGCCGCCGGGCAGGTGCCGCGACCGATCGGCGGCAGCGTGCTCGATGCGCGGCCGCCCGACACCATCCCACGCGGCCGGGCGCCGGGCGGTCGAGTCGTCGACTCCGCCACGGCCAAGCGGCTCGGCCTCCCGACGGGGCCGGTGCGCAAGTTCCCGGAGCCGGACTCATTGATGCAGGCCCTCCTCGATCGGGAGGGCTTTGCCGTGACGCGCTATCTCTCCGACTCGGCCCGGATGGTCGCGGACTCGAACTGGATCGACCTGCGCGGCCGGGCGGCGACGGTACGCGACTCCGCCACGCTCGAGGCCGAGGAGATCCGCTACGACGATGGGAAGGGGATGGTGTTCGCGAAGGGGGAGCCGAAGCTCTTCCAGGGCACCGACATCCTGATCGGACGCACCATCACTTTCGATACCGAGACAGGCGCCGAAAAGGCGATCCTCAGCGATGCGCTGACGTCGTTCGATGAACTTGGCGCCAACTGGTTCGTGCGCGGCAACCTGCAGGTCGACTCCACGGCGAAACGATTGTGGGCCGGCAGTAGCGAGTTCACGACCTGCGACCTGCCGATCGCGCACTACCACTTCGAGGCGCGCCAGGTGAAGTGGGTGGCGCAGTCGGTGCTGGTGGCCCGGCCGGCCGTGCTCTACATCCGCGACGTCCCGGTGATGTGGTTGCCGTTCCTCTTCCAGGACACCAAGGCAGGCCGCCGCTCAGGCATCCTGATTCCGCAATTCGGGCTCAACGATATCGTGCGGCCGTCGCGCAGCTACAACCGACAAGTCACCAACATCGGCTACTACTGGGCGCCGAACGACTACCTCGATGTCACGGCGCGGCTCGACTGGTATGCCAATCGGTACATCCGCTACGGCGGTCAGATGAGCTATCGCTGGCTCGATCGTTTCTTGCGTGGCGGCCTCGGCCTCGACCAGCAGCGGGAAAGCGATGGCGCGACCTCGCTCTCGGTGCACTGGGATCACCAGCAGAACTTCAGCGCCGCGACCTCGCTCAATCTGAGCGCCAACTACGTCAGCGACTCGCGGGTGCTGCAGAACAACTCGGTCGATCCGCTCCTCAGCACGCAGCAGATCAGCAGCGATGCGAACTTCACCCGCCGCTTTCGCTGGGGCACCGTGAACATCGGCGCCACCCGGCGGCAGACGGTCAGCGACGGCAGCGGCTCGATGACGCTGCCGAGCCTCGCGATCACGCCGGCGCAGCTGCGATTGGGGCCGGCGACCTGGTCGCCGACGCTGTCGTTCACGAATGCGACGACCTTCAAGCAGCCGATCGCAACGGTGCCACTGCTCGGTCCGGGGAATCTCGATTCGCTGGTGCGGACCAGCAGCGGGCGCAGCACCGACTTGCAGATCGCCACGCCGTTCAACATCGCCGGTTTCAACTGGCGCAACACGATCAAGGTCTCCGACAAGGTGACGCGCGCGCGGCGCGTCATCAGCGTCCTGGTGCCCGACCTCGAGACGGCCGACCCGAACGACTCGACTCGGATCACCACGATCCGCGGCGGCGATTACTTCGGGACCATCGACTGGGACACCGGCATTGACCTGAAGACGCTGTTCCAGAGCACGTGGAAGTTGACGCCCACTATTGGCATCACCAACATCGCCGCCGGGCCGCTGCTGGTGCGGACGCCGGGAAGCAACGGCCAGTGGGTGATGCAGGGGAAGAAGCTGCAGTTCGCCTTGCAGTCGATCCCGGTCTTCTATGGCTTCCTGAACAAGGGCATCGGGCCGGTAGCGCGTACGCGCTACAAGTTCGCGCCAACCTTCCAGGTGCAGTACTCGCCGGCCGCCAACCTGTCGCAGGAGTTCATCGATGCGATGACCGGGGCCGGCATCGCGGGGCTTCGGGCCAAGACCCCCGCGACGACGCTCGCCTCGTTCTCGCTGTCGCAGAACATCGAAGTGAAGCTGAAGCAGTCGGCCGCCGACTCGGCCGCGGCCGACACGACCGGGGGGAGGCTGCCGTCGGCCTCGGCCACGCCGGAGCGGCAGCCGGTCTCGGTGCTGTCGCTGACCACCTCGTCGTTCGGCTTCGACTTCGAGCAGAACAAAGAGCCCGGCCGGACTGGCTATGTCACGCAGGCGCTGACGAACTCGCTGCAGAGTCAGTTGGTGCCGGGCTTCCAGCTTTCGCTGACGCACGATCTCTGGAAGGGACGGGTCGGCTACGACACGTCGAGCTTCGAACCCTTCCTCTCGAACGTGCAGGCCAACCTGTCGCTGTCGTCGTCCACCTTCCGGTCGATCGGGGCGCTGTTCGGCCTCGCCTCGAGGGAGCCGACGCGAACCAACGCGCCGCCCCCGCTCACCCCGGCCGGCCCGCGGCGGTTCCGGCCCGGGGCGTTCTCCTCCTTCGACGCAGCGGCACCGACGGGCGGGCGTGGACTGACCGCGTCGCTCACCTGGTCGCTCTCGCGGCAGCGGCCCAACGGTGGCGCCACGGTCGTCGACCCGGTCAATCCGAACGATCCCTTCGGGAGCATCCCGATCTTTCTGCCGGGGCTCTCCACGACCCAGAGCAGCATCGGGCTCAACACGTCGTTCTCGCCGACCCCCTTTTGGAGCGTCACCTGGTCGACGCAGTACAACGCCACCCTGGGGCGGTTCGAGTCGCAACAGGTCCAGTTGACCCGAGACCTCCACGACTGGCGCGCCCAGTTCAACTTCGTGAAGAACGCCAACGGGAATTACGCCCTCTATTTCTCGGTCTTCCTGCTCTCCCTGCCGGACCTGAAGTTCGACTACAACCAGACGACCCTCCGGCCGTGA